In Cheilinus undulatus linkage group 16, ASM1832078v1, whole genome shotgun sequence, one DNA window encodes the following:
- the fam221a gene encoding protein FAM221A translates to METVRLNKSALEAVDDYWEYRRIVGDDDGGKLFTPEQYEEYKRKKIPQRMKNRLYVSFGVPGFIDCKLIGPETQCFCTHRYKQHKTEFEVVPAERPLALPCLVRGCYCVAYQFVPRLGPNPVRCRCKHLPEDHSEATGHLCRKCRSCSGYQSPYTCGCGQPSSAHQTLVETKLERAARGQPTGRDVPYAAMGGLTGFSSLLDGYLALEASGSDQGRDDGCQQRCSGSKIKETSTQKPCTLDCKRGTKKP, encoded by the exons ATGGAGACAGTACGTCTCAATAAATCAGCTTTAGAAGCAGTGGATGACTACTGGGAGTACAGACG GATCGTTGGGGATGATGATGGAGGAAAACTGTTCACTCCAGAACAATATGAGGAGTACAAGAGGAAGAAGATCCCTCAACGAATGAAGAACCGCCTTTATGTGAGCTTCGGGGTGCCGGGATTTATTGACTGCAAACTCATTGGTCCTGAAACACAGTGCTTCTGTACACATAG GTACAAGCAACATAAGACTGAATTTGAAGTGGTCCCTGCTGAGCGTCCCTTGGCTCTACCATGTCTGGTCAGAGGATGTTACTGTGTGGCCTATCAGTTTGTGCCCCGGCTTGGGCCAAACCCTGTACGCTGCAGATGTAAGCACTTACCTGAGGACCACAGTGAAGCTACTGGCCATTTGTGCAGAAAGT GCCGTTCCTGCTCTGGGTATCAAAGTCCCTACACCTGTGGTTGTGGTCAGCCCAGCTCTGCCCACCAAACCCTG GTTGAGACCAAACTAGAAAGGGCGGCACGCGGTCAGCCTACAGGCAGGGATGTACCATATGCCGCCATGGGGGGGCTCACAGGCTTCAGCTCTTTGTTGGATGGTTACTTGGCTTTGGAGGCCAGTGGCTCAG ATCAAGGCAGAGATGACGGCTGCCAGCAGAGATGCTCAGGATCAAAGATCAAAGAAACGTCTACTCAAAAACCCTGCACTTTAGACTGTAAGAGAGGAACCAAGAAGCCTTGA